The DNA region aacaaacaaacttggttagcaCAACACATATGAACAAAGGAAAACTGTAGACAATCTaataaattaagctacttggtccaatggactcgattcccttgcatagaaagcgtaaatgtaaaagaaacagaaggtaagatgtgtttttcccgtgtacttatttcggtgactaGTAAACGGATGGAGGTTTGGCACGGCTCTAGTTggatggctcgtatggttcactatatgcggttttggttctagatgggtACTCGAATTGTCTGTACTGTCATCTAataagattagtacagagcctcggtcatggcccatcataggcttacaAGATCAATttgagggattacatttacttatgcctatgcggagggacaagttaactcacgaaagcataagtcatatgtaacccgaaagtattcactagcctgtgcggaggaacgagttaactcacgaaggcgtagcgtttactttcacttaacaggaacggagcccgggtatagagctcatgttatacAACAAAAATGCatgtgcacggtgtgtggggagaaacttgcaaacctttcatttattttaaaactgcaaaactaaaaccataaaacttaaagctgaaaaacgaaagataaaacaaattaggagataTGTATGTATGATTTTTTCGAAAACAGAACttaaggatcatgattaaatattaatttgaacacggaactttgaaaattttgacaacacgcgtttaattcaAATCGACTCTCAAAAAtcttccccagtggagtcgccagttGTAGcaacgtaaaaattttagcttagcttggtcgctaattgtggcgattattgaaaaaaagtttgaaatttgacgtttgatttttgaaataaacagggagtcgccaccgatcctttttcctaggtgtgatcggacacctattagatctcttattaaaacaaataaaaggctgagttttaggtctacgttaaaatccagagaaaatttagggttcgggagtcggttacgcgcgaggaaggtattagcaccctcgcgacgcccaaaattggtatcttataaacaagtgttgtcttaattttcaaaattgcaagTTCAAAGTAACATTGAATCGTGACCGAGtaaaacacgagaaatttcaagtttcgttttgttttgagaaggatataccgttttaacacgagtcgattgatattcacccaacatagcgatgaaatcgatggcttaacgttaaatcggtacgttgccttgattattgaaattaattagaaaacaagaATATAGTTTTCGAAGTAATGCAaagcaaattaataaataaaaaataaaagacaaatcTAGAGGTACATTGAAGCGAATATaaatgtgacaataatattataaacaataaaGATATATATGATActagaattaaatatgaaatggaaaTAGTGAATATAGATAcatgatattaagagtatgtatgtaaactatatataatgtttgatagtgagaatataactaataatgttaaaatacatacataatatatacatgtatacatatgaaaAATGTGTGCAAATGacgtatatgaaaaatatatacacaGTAATATAAAGTAATAAGTGATGATAGTGAAACTAATGGgtataataattataatgatatacgaaaataatactatatataaaatatgcatacaagtataataaaatatatgtcttGATATTAATAACAAACATAGTAGGagtaaaataaatgtaataatgatatatacacaatatggtattaagaatatatatatacaatatagtatttaaaaatatatacataagatggtataaaaatatgtacatggaaatgtataagaaatatatataattagtaatattaaaaatatatacataacatatataaaacatatacaatatatacataccttagaaatgataataataataaaaaactactttgtacactacacaaatatatacacacacatatatatataaataatagtattagaaatatacaatataatattagaaatatacatataatagtataaaaatatataactaataatattgaaatatatataataatatataaaaaatataatattgaaaacatatatacataacatacatgaagaatatatataatataatatttaaacatttacataatatatacatattagaaataaataacgactaataataataataatattagaaataataatgaagtatataaaaagcaaatataatataatagtaatattaaaataaagtaattaaaatagtactatatgtaaatatatatacatacatatataatatacatacactaatattaataataataataaaattagaaataataataattagtaataataatacgttagaaaataattaatatgttaataaaaataatagtaatgaaaataatactaacagtaataataaagataataatagaaataaaataatagtaataatattaataatatgtaaaaaaattaaaataaaaaggactaaatcgaactaagaACAGAATTTTggggcaaatttaaaaagaaataaagggcAAAGGACCAAAATGAACACGCGGGAAACTCTGGGGGACCAAAAGTGCAATATTCCCTCCTCCTAAAACGCAGTGCATGGCAGAGGACTAGATCACAAAGCGCGACAAATTTTGGGGCCTAATTAGGAAATATTAAAAACTCGATTGCGAAAACATGAAAAGGCGGAAGGGCCAATCGCGCAATTAGACCATCAAAtaaaaaacacgtggatcctaggGTAAGACGGGTCGGGTTGGATCGGGTTAggccaaaatgacgtcgttttggggctaaatggcagcccccaaaacgacgtcattttagaGGGCTACATAAggccaatttttgacaaaaaaatcattttgaggagagaaagaaaaaaaaaagaagggagaaagaagagagaagggagggggaaagGAAATCGGccagggggccggtcaccggccgATCGTCGGTCTCCGTCcgtcgccggcgccggccaccgcacgcggtggccggaaaaggtaaaaatttactttttatttttatttttatttttttgtattttttatttatattttaatatgttttaatatatatataggtaaaaaaaagcttaaaaccgaatttaaaatagaaagaaaaaaaaaagaaatcaccttAGGGTTTTTTAAGCTTTTAATCCTTTGATCTTGGTGTTTTTGTATGCCTGAATGCTATTTCTATATTTAAACGCCGATTGAATCACTATATTGAATCTGAAATGGAATGTTTTGcttcttgtttttgtgttttttcttactgccaaaatgaaaggaaaaaaaaaagagagcccCCATATTACATTTGGTTCTAGCCTTTATAGCCATTTCTATACAACATTTTTTAAGTTTCTTGCCATTGCTCCTTGTCGTCTGCTTCTGTCTTGGTGTTTGTCTCCTTTTGCAGGGTATGGCCGTTGTCAGAGAAGCATAGTGGGCAGCAGTGGCGTGGTGGTGGTAGTGGCTGGTGCCAGGTCTCGGGCAAAGGCATGCCTAGCATGCGGCGGCCTAGGGTTTCCCTTGGCTGAAAGTGTTGGTTTTTGGGCTAGGGTTAGAATTGGGCTATTTGTTATTGGGCTAATTTGGGTATGGGTAGTGGTTAGGTTGGTATTGGGTTGTATTTGGGCTTTAGGGggtttgggtaattgggttgtACTTGGGTTAATTTAAATGGGTATTAGGTTTATGAAATGGGTTGAGGTTTAATTGTGGATAAAATTGGGCTGTGGGTATTTTGTAAaagggcccaaaattggcctacaataAACTCGACTAGCTTAAAATTTTTTGAGTCGATTCAACTTGAATAGATCGGATACTCACCCTTGAGCCTCGAGGGTTTTGGTAAATTAGAGCATCAATTGAAGGAAACTCTAACATTTATAGGCCTCGGTTTACCTGGGGCAAGTTTTGACCCAAAACATAAACGCGTAAAGGCCTTCCCAATAGCAAGACAACATGCAAGCTTTCTCATTATGGAGAAATTTATCCAACAACAGAAATTATAGGTTTAAATTGATGCATAATTATTCTTCCAAAGAATCAAATAATGTGGCcgttatttccttatttttccgCTTGAAAATGAACAAGATAAAAAGGAATCAATCAATCAATGAAATAAACCtactaaagaaaaagaaaaaactaatcGCAGCTTAGTTCAAACTAAGCCAATAATCATCATGATGTAACGTTGGGTTCCTTATAGCCAACCCCATTCATCTTCCGCCGATTCTCGTATCTATATATACAACTCAATCCTATCAACACCTGCACGATTGCAGCCTCCGTTTTCTCCAACTCTGAGAAATGCAGCGTTTGGAACAATAGGACACTCGGCATTGCATTCAATTTTTGTTGCTCCAAGTTCCTACCCTGCTGCCACCTTAGTGTATCATGCGCCACTGGAGCCAGCCACTCTATTATTTCCTCCAAGGCCTCTTTCCACCCTTCTGCCAAACCCTGCTCCTCACGCTCCTTAGCTTCCTTGTACCAATGTTTTCTCTGCTTCACTCTCAGTTTTCGTTTCATGTGTACTGGTAACATCTCGAACATGAGCTGGCGTGCATCGTCGGTGATGATTGCCGTCGAGTAAAAGTAGGTCTCTGCCATGGTGATTAGGTTTGCGTAACGCAAGGCAAGCCCTGCTGCCCCTACACTGTTCGCCGGAGCCGATTGTATCAACCTTTGGTTTCTTCTAGTATTTACCTCAACGTTGTTTTTAGTGGCGGTGACACCAGAAAGCAGGAACCCCAAGCCTTTAGCTTCAGGTGATAGTTCGCTGCTGGGGAAACGGGTGGTAGGACCTCGTTTGAACCTGGAATGACCCGACTTGGAGGCCTTTCTCATGTGATTTTCTTCTTTTACAAAGAGGCAATATTCCGCCTCTGGATAAACCTTCATGTGGAAAGCTTTCGAGCGCGAAACCTGGAGGCGCCTAAAGTAATTTTTGGTGGTGATGGTGAACATGGTGCAAACGAGGCCTGGAACAAAGGGTCCAAAAACGACGCATATTCGGGCGTAAACGGTGCAAACGATACGAGCCATTAACCCAACGCACTTATCGAATGTTTTGCTCCAAAGGGAAACTTGTCTGAAATATCGAACCTGTTTTCTTTGGAAAGAGATTTTGTCGTTGTACAAGTCCAGGTTGGTCTTGTCCGACGGAATTTCGGGACAATCGTTTGCCTTCAATCTCTGTATTTTTTTCTCCGATGACTCTAAGTCATTGAGGGCTACCAAAGAGGAGTGCAGCAAAGACGTGGCGCTCGCGTATTCCTCCATCTTCTCAATGATTTTACGAACATGTCTGGAGTTAAAATCAAGGTTGCGGACATCAACGGCTCCCTGTTTCATGTTCCGGAAAGCGGTTTCGAACTTGTTGAGTTCTTCACCGTTGCAATTCTTAGCCAAACGTGAAACAATGGAGGCAATCTGATTGAGATCCTCGAGCTTCTCTTGGCAGACGAGGCTAAGGAGATAGGTTTCATCCGTGGAGTTCAAGAACGCAACGCCAGGGGATCTCATGGGACCGTTCCGTAGTTTTAAGAATTCCTCGTCGGTCAAAGACTTGTACAAGGCAACAAGACGGGACATGTTTCTGGCTGTTTCGAAGGCCAAGATTTGAAGCGTTGGAGAACCAGGCTTTTCGTGACGGAACATAGTGCAGCCATGGCTAACTTTGTCCACCTGCTCCGTCTCTGCTGTGGGCCACGCCATTGCCGCCACAAAACTGGCGTTCCTTAGCTACCCTCCTCCTccgggtttttttttttttgcttttctttttctttcccttgtctCGGTTTGGCAACCTCCGTTGGAATTGAATGTTTTCTGTTGAATCTGTTacggtttattttttattttttggggggtGGGTTAGTTATTTGGTAGGGTTTTAGAGATAAATATGGAGAAAGGGGGAAATGGGAAACAGAAAAGGAGAAGATTTCCAAGCTGCTTCCTCATTGGGACGCGCTAATTGGGTCTTCCAGAGGAAGATTCGGATAAGTAAAACAGAAATTATAATCGTCTTTTCCATGTGTGAATGAAATGAGAGAGTGGACAAAAATTCTTGGTCTACCATCAAGGTATACTGCCACGTAGGAGTATATTCTCAttgtttaattaagtaattagtgTGGGTTTTGTCTCCTAAAGACTTGAGAGAGACTTTTGACAAAGTCGTTTGACTTGCGTTTCCCACTCCTTCACTGCACTCCTAATCCTTTTACAAAAACTGCATAACTAAGTCATCCTTTTACAACCTAGTATTCAAATGATGCACAATGCATTGCTTGATAGTGGCGTTTATGTACGTGTATGAGTGTGGATTGTTATTGgcttttattaaaacaacccatTCTTCTAATCTTGGAAAGCGTTACCAGCAACAACAAGATCAAACCTGAACTGGTAGGAACTAGAGGGTGGCCGATTTGACCACCGTTTCTTTCCATTCCGCGTTTGGTTGATTACTTCAACTTCAAATTATGTACTGTATTATTCAAAAAAGTACTTATTCTTGTTATTTTAGATAAACTACAAACCAACAAGTGTGaaaactttaaatatttaaaatttaattagactatttgataaatgtaaatttaaaattaatttttttatagttatatatttattcttattttgtgaaaatatttcgtatcatttaaataaattccaattttaaagataatttttaaagaataatataaaataattaataatattctaCATTAATTGATCAGTTGCTCTTTATCTATTCATAGTTTtcactttttgtttttttatagaaaaagttatataatttgatttttattatatattattaaacatgtttcaaaattaaatcactaaaaatattcattttcatttgattaaatttttCAATAGATGATCAATCAACACTTTAGTTTCACAAGTCAATCAATATCAATTTAGTtggaaattataattaaaaaaaatttaaaagttatatttttatgggatatttttgtcttttttattacataaaattaataaaatctcACATAcaatgataatattttttttccagaGCTTTTAAGTACAATtacaaatttataataataattataattaaaattaattattacaatACACAATTATACGATAATCAAAATATATTGAAAGCGAaactaaaataaatctaaatatatcTTACTCATTATGgaattcaatcaaaataaatatGGAGAGATCCACTGTTGGTAGGACTTCAAACTTAGAATCTTTAATTCGAATCTCCACCTCCAAAAACTTCTTCTTAAGAGTtatagttaaattaaaaaattttaagaagattaaaatataatttgtacCATTATGTTAACTTACAACTTTATAATTCGTGAAGGGGAGAGAATTTGGCGAAATCATTTACAATAAAAAAcgttataaaaagaaaataattacaattGAAAACGAAATTTTATGATccatttgggggggggggggctaTTGTTTCCATTTTCTTATTAAACTAGAGAAAGAGATGATAGAGTCAAAAAGACAATGGAGTCTTTGACCATCCTGGAGAAAATGATTAGCAATTAAAGGCGTTTTACTGTAATCACACGCTTAACTAATCACCATACGCTACTACTACCATCAATAATTGAGTTTTACATTAGTAAAGCTAATCAGTTTTCAAATTTCTCTGCAATTATTTCCTATTTTTGACCGATTCAAGATATTTTctttattgtaaaaataaatagGATAAATTATATACCACATAATTCaactaatatttaatttttaaaattttaaaatctcaatcaactaatatttctttttatttttgttaaatattgtgTCTAAACAATGAGATGACAGTTATGTTATGATTTTTTCTTATACGTCCGCTTTGATTTGAATGGACATTCTGAACAAACTTCAATTTAGTTTTGCTATAGAAAAAAAAGGCTTTTTAGATTGAGTTTTTTCCTCCCAACAAGAAAGCTTTTATTCAGCAATTCATTTCAAAAGGCTTTAATCGGTACACATAAAAATAGGCCAATTCAACAgctttttcttcaatttcgggCGGAGTCAAATTCTCATCAGTATGAGTCAAGGGAACGGCCCCCTGGCCCCTGATTTCCATATAAAAGGCACGATGAGCATAAATACCCTCTTTAACTTCTATTCTGGTGGACTGAATATCTTTCATAAGGAATTGTAGAAAGATGCGACGATTTTTTTCCAGGAAAATCCCaacaaaaaatacatattattccCTCATTTCTATCGAATCGATCATAACCACTACCTACATTTCAAAAAATGTGCACCACAAATAGAAACTAATAAAGAGGCATGCAATCCCATAGAAAGACATCACGATTCCTTatggaaaaaaaaactatttactTCAACAAGTGGTATAATAATAAACTTAATTCTTGACTTTTAtgtattgaattaatttaatcctaattctaaaatatctaaagaaatatataaaaagtacataaatattttaaaaaataaatttaaaagtatataaaaataatatatatatatataagaatcaGACAATGCTTTGTTAGAGTAACTAATAAAGTCAGTTAGTCAGTTAGTCATTAGTTACGAATTAGTTAGCAGTTAATCTGTTAGTTTAGTTTCTGAAGATAGCGTACTTAGCTATATAAAAGCATGTGTTATCTCTACTTAAAGAAATCACTTGTAAAAATTGTATtcattttaatgaatattttgtgTTCTTCTAATAGTTTAACATGGTATCAGATGTCCATCTCTTCCTGGAGTTAATATTTTAAGTTCTTGTCTTGTTGAATGGCTCCCCCTTCTAGTCCGTCTGTTGTTCAGTCTGTTACACCAGTAATGGCTTCCAATCTTACTGATAGGGTTGTTGACAGTCGGTTCTTTTCCACCAAGAAAATTAGTGTGCTTCTTGATGACATTAATTATCTACTGTGGTGACAACAGGTTCTTTTGGTGATCAAGACCTATAAGCTTCAAAGCTTTCTGGATTTATATACTGTCCCTCCTCCTCAACTGCTTCAAGTGATAATGGGGTGCCTCAAGAGAATCTTGAGTTTACTCGATTTGAACAACAAGATAGTGCCCTTGCGTCCTGGCTCTTATCGTCGGTAAGTTCAACgattcttcttcatctttttgGTCTAGACATTAGTGTTCAAATCTGGAATGATCTTGTTAACCTGTATGGCAGTAAAACCACCTCtcgattaatattttataaaaaagctTTGCATTCTCAGTGCAAGGGTGATCTTTTCATGAAAGACTTCTTGATGAAGGTTAAAAGTTACTGTGATAATCTTGCTAGTTGTGGAGAGGTTATTAGCGAGCATGAGCATGTTACTGCGATTCTTAATGGACTGTGACCTAAGTATGAGTCTGTCATCACAATAATCACAATCAGTCAAATACCCTACAATGTTCAAGGCGTCACAACCATGCTTATTGATGCTGAAGCTCGATAACAAGTTACAATATTTAAGGCTCTTAGTTCAGCCAATATGGTTTCTCATCAATCTACAGATACTGCTAACAACAGTACACCCCCACCAGCCTATCGTCCCTCTTCAACCACTCGAGGTTGTGTGCATGGTCGTTCATCTAGAACACGTATTCAATGTCAGTTGTGTGGAAAAATGGGTCACCTTGTTGACCGTTGTTACTATCGATTCGATGCTTCCTACAAAAGTGCAGGCTACAGACCTCCTCATTCTCTACAGGCAAATGTATGCATGTTCGGACTTGGATCTCCCATTACACATTAGGTGCCATCTTCTATACCTATATTGCCTCCTGCTGTTCCAAATTCACAACCAAGATGGTTCTTTCCACCTGTTCCAACGTCTACCTAGACTAATCCTTTTGCTGTCAACTCCCCGCAGCATGTCAGTACACCCACTCCTACCACCTTACATCCTCAAGCTTATTTTGCAACTCCTGAGATAGTTGGTGACAATGCTTGGTATCCAAACTCCGGCGCAACACACCACCTCACACATTCAGCTGTTTTACTAGGTGGCAGTCCTTCCTACAACAGTCCAAGTAAAGTGTATGTTGGTAATAGTACTGCACTCCCTGTTATATCTGCTGGTTAATCTTCTTTGCTCACTAGAGCATGACCGTTATACATGAGATCTCTGTTGTTTGTACTTGTTATAACCAAAAACTTGTTATTTGTGTCCAAATTTGCAAGAGATAACCAGGTGATATTTGAGTTTCTTCTTACACAGTGTCATGTTAGTGATCTGAAAACTAGGGAAGTTCTTCTTCGAGGCTCGATGCATCATAGGCTGTACAAAATACATTTAAAGGACTCTTCTAAGAATGGCTTCTCTTCGGGCTCAGCTTACTATTTTACAGCTAGTAAATCTGTTCCTTTAAGTCTATGGCACTCTAGGCTAGGGCATCCTTGTAAAGATACTCTAACCAAGGCTCTACTATATTGTAATATACCATTTGGTGCCAATAAAGAACTTCTTAATTATGTTGCTTGTCACTTAGGAAAAGAGCATAAGCTGCCATTCTCTAAATCGTTGTTTGAGTATTCCATACCTCTTTAACTGGTAATTGCTGATATTTGGGGACCAGCTCCAGTCCCTTCCAATGGATTTCGCTATTATGTTGCTTTCACAGATGCATACACCAAATACACATGGGTTTATTTCTTGTGACAAAAATAAGAGGTTATTACTGTTTTTCTGTAGTTCCATAAGCAAGCTGAAAGAACTCTTGGTTTCAAGCTTAAAGCTTTACAAACAGATTGGGGGCGAGTTTCAAGTATTGAAATTGTATTTATCTCAACAAGAGATTACATAGCGACTTACATGTCCATATACCTTAGCACAAGATGGTCTAGTTGAACACAAGCACCGACAGATCGTTGAAGCTGGTCTTTCCATGCTGGCTCATGCATCTATGCCCTTAACCTACTGGAATGATGCCTTTAGTAGTGCCGTATACCTAATCAACAGGTTACCTTCTTCTCCCTTAGGCAATATATCGCTATATGAAAAACTTTTTCAGGTTAAACTATGCTATTCCTCTCTTAGAGTCTTTGGCTGCTTATGTTTCCCAAACCTTAGACCATACAACACTCACAAACTCCAGTTTCGATCAGCCTCCTGTACTTTTTTAGGGTACTCCTCATTACACAAAGGGTACCGTTGTTAGGCCAATGATGGTAGACTGTATATTTCACGTCATGTTACATTTCATAAAACAATGTTTCCCTTTAAAACTACCAGCTCCACCACTGCTCCATCTATGCCTTCACTACAGTCTAGTTCTAAGCTACTTGTCTTATCCCAGGCCACAAATCGTATACTCCTTCAACGTTTGTTCCTTCAACCACTACTCAAGTCCAACTTTTGCTTGTTGCCCCTCTGTCCAGCTCACCTAATCCAGTACACTCTCTTTCTAATACCTTTATGTCTAGACCACCTAGTGCCCGTACACTTGACCAGCCTCAACCCTCACCCTCTGTTTCACTTAATTTCGATGCTATGATCACATGTAGCAAAGCTAGCATCTTCAAACTAAAGGCCTACATAAGCACAACACCTTGTCTCTCTATTCAAACTCCTACTGACATCCATGAAGCAATGTGCCATGAAATTTGGAAAGCTGCAGTACACAATGAGTTATAGGCTCTCCTTCATAATAATACTTGGAGTCTTCGCTCTTTCCCTCTCAATCGCATGGAAATAGGTTGCAAATTGTTGTTTAAGATGAAAATGAAGGTTGATGGGACTGTGGAAAGGTACAAAGCTTGGTTGATGGCAAAAGGGTTTTCTTAGCACACAGGACTTGATTTTCGAGACACTTTCAGTCCAGTAGTTCGAGCAGTAACCATTCGGACTGTCCTTACTATTGCAGTCATGAAGGGGTGGCCATTACAGCAAAttgatgttaataatgcatttcTAGATGGGGAGTTGGTTGAGGAAATATACATGGATCAACCACCTAGATTTGAAGTGCCAGGTCACAATGGACAGAAGCTTGTCTATAGGTTGAACAAAGCTCTGTATGGCCTACGCCAAGCTCCTCGTGCATGGTTTCACACGCTCAAACACTATCTGATTGAAAAACTTGGATTCCGTACATCAAAAGCTGATCCTTCTTTGTTCATTCAAGCATCCTCAAGAAGCTACTTATTG from Gossypium hirsutum isolate 1008001.06 chromosome A04, Gossypium_hirsutum_v2.1, whole genome shotgun sequence includes:
- the LOC107948055 gene encoding protein PSK SIMULATOR 1, coding for MAWPTAETEQVDKVSHGCTMFRHEKPGSPTLQILAFETARNMSRLVALYKSLTDEEFLKLRNGPMRSPGVAFLNSTDETYLLSLVCQEKLEDLNQIASIVSRLAKNCNGEELNKFETAFRNMKQGAVDVRNLDFNSRHVRKIIEKMEEYASATSLLHSSLVALNDLESSEKKIQRLKANDCPEIPSDKTNLDLYNDKISFQRKQVRYFRQVSLWSKTFDKCVGLMARIVCTVYARICVVFGPFVPGLVCTMFTITTKNYFRRLQVSRSKAFHMKVYPEAEYCLFVKEENHMRKASKSGHSRFKRGPTTRFPSSELSPEAKGLGFLLSGVTATKNNVEVNTRRNQRLIQSAPANSVGAAGLALRYANLITMAETYFYSTAIITDDARQLMFEMLPVHMKRKLRVKQRKHWYKEAKEREEQGLAEGWKEALEEIIEWLAPVAHDTLRWQQGRNLEQQKLNAMPSVLLFQTLHFSELEKTEAAIVQVLIGLSCIYRYENRRKMNGVGYKEPNVTS